The genomic DNA AGCCGGGTTCTCAGCGGATGGAATTTTACTGGGAAGGCCCAGCCGGCACCGGTGCGACTCTCTCGAGCGCTATTCGGGGCTGGGAGCACCTCAGGTTCGAAGTGAGCGAAGATCCGACGCCGCGCTCAGACGGCGGACGCTGGCTCCACACACCTGATCTCGGAATCCACTACGCCCAGACGGATGCCGCAGGCAACATCGTCATAGGTGAGGATCGCGTGCGCTACGCGATGGAGATCGCTGCGGGCGATGCCACTGAGCTCCAACGAGAACTCACCGTGGCCCTGGGATCCGCGTGGGACGAGGAATTGGAACCATTCCGCCACGCAAGCGATGACAGCCATGTGGTGTGGCTGCACAAGGTGGGTTGAGCTCTCGATATGCGTCAGACGCGCTGAAAGCCTCGGTACCCGACGTCGGTTGACAGTGTCCCGGCACGGAGAATAGGCGTCACGCATCTGGAAATGGAAAAGGCCCTGACCGTTACCGGTCAGGGCCTTTTCACGTTCTAGCTACTCGCTAGCGAAAGCTACGACGGCATTGTGTCCGCCGAAGCCAAACGAGTTGCTGATGGCAAGTTGGGCACCAGACCCAAGCGGCTGAGCATCGCCCGAA from Microbacterium endophyticum includes the following:
- a CDS encoding DUF3145 domain-containing protein, which produces MATPHARGVIYIHSAPRALCPHIEWAVGRALGRAVNFEWDDQPVQPGSQRMEFYWEGPAGTGATLSSAIRGWEHLRFEVSEDPTPRSDGGRWLHTPDLGIHYAQTDAAGNIVIGEDRVRYAMEIAAGDATELQRELTVALGSAWDEELEPFRHASDDSHVVWLHKVG